In one Mycobacteroides chelonae genomic region, the following are encoded:
- a CDS encoding steroid 3-ketoacyl-CoA thiolase yields MGNPVIVEATRSAIGKRGGWLAGLHPAELLGSIQKSVITRVGLDPHEVEQVIGGCVTQFGEQGGHITRQAWLHAGLPEAAGATTIDCQCGSAQQANHLIAGLIYSGAIDTGIACGIESMSRVPLGANVGGTGIPRPASWDIDMPNQFEAAERIAKRRGITRADVDGLGVRSQALAKQAWAEGRFDREITALDAPQVDKEGNPTGETLTVSRDQGLRDTTLESLGNLKPVMPEGIHTAGTSSQISDGAAAVLLMDEDKARSLGLTPRARIVSQALVGAEPYYHLDGPVQSTQRVLDRAGMKIGDIDVVEINEAFASVVLSWAAVHKPDFDRVNVNGGAIALGHPVGSTGARLITTALHELERTDKSTALITMCAGGALSTGTIIERI; encoded by the coding sequence ATGGGTAATCCGGTCATCGTCGAAGCGACGCGCAGCGCCATCGGCAAACGTGGTGGATGGCTCGCGGGCCTGCATCCGGCCGAGCTGCTCGGCAGCATCCAGAAGTCGGTGATCACCCGTGTAGGTCTGGATCCGCACGAAGTCGAGCAGGTTATCGGCGGCTGTGTCACCCAGTTCGGTGAGCAGGGCGGCCACATCACTCGGCAGGCATGGCTGCACGCCGGGCTGCCCGAAGCCGCCGGTGCCACCACCATCGACTGCCAGTGCGGCAGCGCGCAGCAGGCCAACCACCTCATCGCCGGCCTGATCTACTCCGGTGCGATCGACACCGGCATCGCCTGCGGTATCGAATCGATGAGCCGCGTGCCACTGGGCGCCAACGTCGGCGGCACCGGCATCCCCCGCCCCGCGTCCTGGGATATCGACATGCCCAATCAGTTCGAGGCAGCAGAGCGGATTGCCAAGCGCCGCGGCATCACCCGCGCCGATGTCGACGGCCTCGGAGTGCGCTCGCAGGCACTGGCCAAGCAGGCATGGGCCGAAGGACGATTCGATCGCGAGATCACCGCGCTTGATGCGCCGCAGGTGGACAAGGAAGGTAACCCCACCGGTGAGACCCTGACGGTCAGCCGCGACCAGGGCCTGCGCGACACCACCCTGGAATCTCTGGGAAACCTCAAACCCGTTATGCCGGAGGGTATTCACACAGCCGGTACGTCCTCGCAGATTTCCGACGGTGCGGCTGCGGTATTGCTCATGGACGAGGACAAGGCCCGCTCACTGGGCCTGACGCCGCGCGCCCGCATCGTGTCGCAGGCACTCGTCGGCGCCGAGCCCTACTACCACCTGGACGGCCCGGTGCAGTCGACGCAGCGCGTGCTGGACCGCGCGGGCATGAAGATCGGCGATATCGACGTCGTCGAAATCAACGAGGCTTTCGCCTCGGTGGTGCTTTCTTGGGCCGCGGTGCACAAGCCGGACTTCGACCGGGTCAACGTCAATGGCGGCGCCATCGCGCTGGGGCACCCCGTCGGCAGCACCGGTGCCCGCCTGATCACCACGGCACTGCACGAGCTGGAACGTACCGACAAGTCAACAGCTTTGATCACCATGTGTGCCGGTGGCGCGCTGTCCACCGGCACCATCATCGAGCGGATCTAG
- a CDS encoding cytochrome P450 — MVHPSLPAGFDFTDPEIYAERLPIEELKELRKTAPIWWQEQPDGVGGFNDGGYWVVSKHKDVKEVSLRSDVFSSWENTAIPRFQDDITREAIELQRYVMLNMDAPHHTRLRKIISRGFTPRAIGRLRDELNERAQQIAKAAAATGSGDFVEQVSCELPLQAIAGLLGVPIEDRGKLFNWSNEMTSYDDPEFSHIDPAASSMEILAYSMEMAKQKSENPGEDIVTTLINAEVEGEGKLSDDEFGFFVIMLAVAGNETSRNSITQGMMAFTQFPEQWELYKKERPETAADEIVRWATPVTSFQRTALEDTELGGVKIKKGQRVVMMYRSANFDEEVFDDPFSFNVMRNPNPHMGFGGSGAHFCIGANLARLTINLMFNAIADHMPNLAPAGDPKRLQSGWLNGIKHWQVDFNGASGCPVLH; from the coding sequence GTGGTGCACCCCAGCCTTCCCGCCGGTTTCGACTTCACCGACCCGGAGATCTACGCAGAACGGCTCCCGATCGAGGAGCTCAAGGAGCTACGGAAGACGGCTCCGATTTGGTGGCAGGAGCAGCCCGACGGCGTCGGCGGCTTCAATGACGGCGGGTATTGGGTCGTCTCCAAGCACAAGGACGTCAAGGAGGTGTCGCTGCGTAGCGATGTCTTCTCCAGCTGGGAAAACACCGCCATCCCGCGGTTTCAGGATGACATCACCCGCGAGGCCATCGAGCTGCAGCGCTACGTGATGCTCAACATGGACGCCCCGCATCACACCCGGCTGCGCAAGATCATCTCCCGCGGTTTCACGCCCCGGGCGATCGGCCGGCTGCGCGACGAGCTGAACGAGCGCGCTCAGCAGATCGCGAAGGCCGCCGCGGCGACCGGCTCGGGTGACTTCGTGGAGCAGGTGTCCTGCGAGCTGCCGTTGCAGGCCATCGCGGGTCTGCTCGGGGTGCCCATCGAGGACCGGGGCAAGCTCTTTAACTGGTCGAACGAGATGACCTCGTACGACGACCCCGAGTTCTCGCACATCGACCCGGCGGCATCGTCGATGGAGATCCTCGCCTACTCGATGGAGATGGCGAAGCAGAAGTCCGAGAATCCCGGCGAGGACATCGTGACCACCCTTATCAACGCCGAGGTTGAGGGCGAGGGCAAGCTCTCCGATGACGAGTTCGGCTTCTTCGTGATCATGCTCGCGGTGGCCGGCAACGAGACCTCACGCAACTCGATCACCCAGGGCATGATGGCCTTCACGCAGTTCCCGGAGCAGTGGGAGTTGTACAAGAAGGAGCGTCCGGAGACGGCGGCCGATGAGATTGTCCGTTGGGCAACACCGGTGACGTCTTTCCAGCGCACTGCGCTGGAGGACACCGAGCTTGGTGGTGTGAAGATCAAGAAGGGTCAGCGGGTGGTGATGATGTACCGCTCGGCCAACTTCGATGAAGAAGTCTTCGACGATCCGTTCAGCTTCAATGTCATGCGTAACCCGAATCCGCACATGGGATTCGGTGGCAGCGGTGCGCATTTCTGCATCGGTGCGAACTTGGCGCGGCTGACGATCAACCTGATGTTCAACGCCATCGCCGACCACATGCCCAACCTGGCTCCGGCCGGCGACCCGAAGCGACTGCAGTCTGGCTGGCTCAACGGCATCAAGCACTGGCAGGTTGATTTCAACGGCGCCAGCGGTTGCCCGGTTCTGCACTAG
- a CDS encoding acyl-CoA dehydrogenase family protein → MDFAFAEEQQAVSDVVEAVLADREFIGVVPEVGYDDGLWQSLAANGVLSLALPERLGGDGLGLAEVSVALRVLGKHGALTPALATLGFGVVPLVELASVEQQDRFFDGVGSGSILTAALDEPGSALPSSPSVSAVRDGSSLVLNGRKIGVLHAAEANWILVTTDNGVVVVAPNTPGVTITRTPTASKAAEYAVTFADASVPDSDVLGGSVERVNELALAAVGSYADGLVSGALRLTADHVSNRVQFGKPLATFQAVSQQLADVYVVSRTLNLGVTSAVWRLSAGLDATEDLDVVAFWMAAEAQRVMQICHHLHGGLGVDITYPMNRYYSTIKDLSRLVGGSSERLDVLAAAQV, encoded by the coding sequence ATGGATTTCGCTTTCGCGGAGGAGCAGCAGGCTGTCTCCGACGTGGTCGAAGCGGTACTTGCCGATCGGGAGTTCATCGGTGTGGTGCCCGAGGTTGGATATGACGACGGATTGTGGCAGTCGCTGGCCGCGAATGGGGTCCTGAGTCTTGCGCTGCCTGAACGGCTGGGCGGCGACGGACTGGGCCTGGCCGAAGTGTCGGTGGCGTTGCGCGTGCTCGGAAAGCACGGCGCATTGACGCCGGCGCTGGCGACGCTCGGATTCGGCGTGGTTCCCCTGGTGGAGCTGGCCTCTGTCGAGCAACAGGACAGATTCTTCGACGGCGTCGGCTCCGGTTCGATCCTCACCGCGGCCCTCGATGAGCCAGGGTCCGCGCTGCCCTCGTCGCCCTCGGTTTCCGCCGTGCGCGACGGTTCCTCGTTGGTGTTGAACGGTCGCAAGATCGGCGTTCTACATGCTGCCGAGGCAAATTGGATACTTGTCACCACCGACAACGGCGTCGTTGTGGTGGCACCCAACACCCCGGGAGTGACGATCACCCGGACGCCTACGGCCAGTAAAGCCGCCGAATACGCGGTGACCTTCGCCGATGCCTCGGTACCCGATTCGGATGTGTTGGGCGGGTCTGTTGAGCGTGTGAACGAGCTCGCCTTGGCGGCGGTCGGTTCCTATGCGGACGGATTGGTCTCTGGCGCCCTGCGCCTGACCGCCGATCACGTGTCCAACCGGGTGCAGTTCGGCAAGCCACTGGCTACCTTCCAAGCGGTTTCGCAGCAGCTGGCAGACGTGTATGTGGTCTCGCGCACGCTGAATCTCGGTGTCACGTCTGCGGTATGGCGTCTCTCTGCCGGGCTTGACGCGACGGAGGATCTGGACGTCGTGGCGTTCTGGATGGCCGCGGAAGCGCAGCGAGTCATGCAGATCTGTCATCACCTGCATGGTGGTCTGGGCGTCGACATCACCTACCCGATGAACCGCTACTACTCGACCATCAAGGACCTGAGTCGTCTGGTGGGTGGGTCCTCCGAGCGCCTCGACGTTCTCGCTGCGGCCCAGGTTT